In Tepidanaerobacter syntrophicus, the following are encoded in one genomic region:
- the speD gene encoding adenosylmethionine decarboxylase, with protein sequence MKNLGRHVLAEVYDCDPNILNDAEEIEEILVKAALEAGAEVREVAFHKFSPQGVSGVVIISESHLTIHTWPEFGYAAVDVFTCGERVNPWDACNYIADKLCAKHMDATEIKRGLFDAPVKAINF encoded by the coding sequence ATGAAAAACTTAGGCCGCCATGTATTGGCGGAAGTCTACGATTGCGATCCAAATATTCTAAACGATGCTGAAGAAATTGAAGAAATTTTAGTTAAAGCAGCTTTAGAAGCAGGAGCAGAGGTAAGAGAGGTTGCGTTTCACAAGTTTAGCCCCCAAGGGGTTAGCGGTGTGGTTATAATTTCTGAATCTCACCTCACCATCCATACCTGGCCCGAATTTGGATATGCTGCGGTTGATGTTTTCACATGTGGTGAACGAGTAAATCCATGGGATGCTTGCAATTATATTGCAGACAAACTTTGTGCAAAGCATATGGATGCTACTGAAATCAAAAGAGGTTTATTTGATGCGCCTGTAAAGGCGATAAATTTTTAA
- a CDS encoding CheR family methyltransferase, whose protein sequence is MDYEEFSAQIKKICNIDLSNYKEKQMKRRIDSLKKRNGHDNYESYLKQLIHSKEHLREFLNYITINVSEFFRNPAQWEVLEKEIIPELISGKSTLKIWSSACSTGEEPYSLAMMLDKMNLLNRAVIIASDIDKEAIEDAKEGIYTPKQVANVPKQMLDTYFTKEGNNYVIKDKIKKSVDFKIINLLNDPFPSKCDLILCRNVMIYFTEEAKEKLYKKFYDALSDDGIFFVGSTEQIIMPQKYGFTSRRHFFYQKIIAGKTNN, encoded by the coding sequence TTGGATTATGAAGAATTTTCAGCACAAATAAAAAAAATATGCAATATTGACCTGTCTAATTATAAAGAAAAACAGATGAAACGAAGAATAGATTCGCTTAAGAAAAGAAACGGACATGATAATTACGAATCGTATTTGAAACAGTTAATACATAGCAAGGAACACTTAAGAGAATTTTTGAATTACATAACAATCAATGTATCGGAATTTTTTAGAAACCCTGCTCAGTGGGAGGTTTTGGAAAAGGAAATAATTCCTGAGCTTATATCAGGTAAAAGTACATTAAAAATATGGAGTTCAGCATGCTCTACAGGAGAAGAGCCTTATTCACTTGCTATGATGCTGGATAAAATGAACTTGCTTAATAGAGCTGTAATCATAGCAAGCGATATTGATAAAGAAGCTATAGAAGATGCAAAAGAGGGAATCTATACACCGAAACAAGTAGCCAATGTCCCCAAACAAATGTTAGATACATATTTTACAAAAGAAGGCAATAATTATGTTATAAAAGATAAAATCAAAAAATCAGTGGATTTTAAGATAATCAATTTATTAAATGATCCATTTCCTTCTAAATGCGATTTAATATTGTGCAGAAATGTGATGATATATTTTACAGAAGAAGCAAAAGAGAAACTATATAAGAAATTCTATGATGCCCTTTCGGATGATGGGATATTTTTTGTAGGAAGCACAGAGCAGATAATAATGCCTCAAAAGTATGGATTTACAAGTCGTAGGCACTTCTTCTACCAAAAGATTATTGCCGGCAAGACAAATAATTGA
- a CDS encoding putative manganese-dependent inorganic diphosphatase produces the protein MRQNQSSKNPVYVIGHKNPDTDSICSAIAYSYFKREYDGINAIPCKLGPINRETEFVLNYFNTEEPIYIENVYTQIKDIDYEKPLCANMAWPMLAAWQLIQDSGIRTICVVDDSDKFIGLATLGDLAKVYLSQMNNIEKYSIPLKNAVSVLSGEVINKGNDTLGGNIIVATMSLEEVVKRIKSGDTIIVGDRPHIQKAAIKNNVGTLIIVGGAKPDNETLNLAKEHQVNLISTPYDAFDAVKCISQSIPLSYIMKSADIVSFGEEEYIHEITNTMSKYKYRNFPILDKYGTVLGLISRRHILEYEAKNVILVDHNEFSQTVEGINEAAILEIIDHHRLGGIVTDKPILFKNQPVGCTSTIIYETYQNAKITPPPEIAGIMCAAILSDTLVFKSPTCTPRDKKAALNLAAIAEIDIEDFAGRMFKEGTELLDKSPEKIFFTDFKEFHVDEFKIGVGQINVMSDIGELKNEILSFMKDLKEKGGYDILLLMLTNIIKEGSEILWVSDYKNVIEKAFSIDINENIFYLPGIMSRKNQVIPPIVKAVKLLKK, from the coding sequence ATGCGGCAAAACCAGTCTTCTAAAAATCCGGTATATGTAATAGGTCATAAAAATCCGGATACAGATTCTATATGCTCTGCCATTGCGTATTCATATTTCAAGAGAGAATATGATGGCATCAACGCTATCCCTTGCAAACTAGGCCCTATAAATAGGGAAACCGAATTTGTTTTAAACTACTTTAACACAGAAGAACCTATCTACATCGAAAATGTATATACTCAAATAAAAGACATAGATTATGAAAAACCACTATGCGCTAACATGGCTTGGCCAATGCTGGCCGCATGGCAGCTTATCCAAGACTCCGGAATAAGAACGATATGTGTTGTAGATGATAGTGATAAATTTATCGGTCTTGCCACCCTCGGTGATCTTGCAAAAGTTTATCTTTCACAAATGAATAATATAGAAAAATACAGTATACCTCTTAAAAACGCTGTAAGCGTTCTCTCTGGAGAAGTAATAAATAAAGGCAACGACACCTTAGGGGGCAATATAATAGTTGCCACCATGTCTTTAGAAGAAGTTGTAAAGAGAATAAAATCCGGGGATACAATAATAGTCGGAGATAGGCCGCACATACAAAAAGCCGCTATAAAAAACAATGTAGGCACACTTATCATCGTTGGAGGAGCAAAACCCGACAATGAAACTCTAAATCTTGCTAAAGAACATCAAGTAAACCTTATATCAACTCCCTACGATGCCTTTGATGCCGTAAAGTGTATAAGCCAAAGTATTCCGCTATCATACATTATGAAATCTGCAGATATAGTTTCTTTTGGCGAGGAAGAATATATACACGAGATAACGAATACAATGTCTAAATATAAATATCGAAATTTCCCCATACTAGACAAATACGGCACTGTGTTAGGCCTTATCTCTAGAAGACATATATTAGAATATGAAGCCAAAAATGTAATACTCGTTGACCATAATGAATTTTCCCAAACAGTTGAGGGCATTAACGAAGCTGCTATTTTGGAGATAATAGACCATCACCGTCTTGGCGGAATTGTTACTGATAAACCGATACTTTTTAAAAATCAGCCGGTAGGTTGTACATCTACTATCATATACGAAACTTATCAAAATGCCAAAATAACGCCGCCGCCGGAAATAGCCGGAATTATGTGTGCAGCTATATTATCTGATACACTGGTATTCAAATCTCCTACCTGCACCCCAAGGGACAAGAAGGCCGCCTTAAATCTGGCCGCCATAGCAGAAATTGATATCGAAGATTTTGCCGGTAGAATGTTTAAAGAAGGAACGGAACTACTTGATAAAAGTCCTGAAAAAATATTTTTTACAGACTTTAAGGAATTTCATGTAGATGAATTTAAAATAGGCGTAGGTCAAATAAATGTAATGAGTGATATAGGCGAACTTAAGAATGAAATACTTTCATTTATGAAAGATTTAAAAGAAAAAGGCGGATATGATATTTTACTTTTGATGCTAACGAACATAATCAAGGAGGGCTCTGAAATTTTATGGGTTTCAGATTACAAAAACGTAATCGAAAAAGCCTTTTCAATTGATATTAATGAAAACATCTTTTATCTGCCAGGTATCATGTCGAGAAAAAACCAGGTAATTCCACCTATTGTAAAGGCTGTAAAATTACTTAAAAAATAA
- the surE gene encoding 5'/3'-nucleotidase SurE, whose translation MNILITNDDGINSIGLRTLAEEISKIANIAVVAPDRERSAISHAITMHKPLRADRVIIPDTGISGWKINGTPADCVKLALEALLDFTPDLVLSGINSGPNLATDVIYSGTVSAASEAAMSGIPAIALSIAGHELDDFCFISAASIASKLLLQIINQNLPENMLLNINIPPADPSIIKGIAITRLGNIRYVNSFDRRIDPRGKAYYWLSGQPVDNTNDKGSDVWAVKNNYVSVTPLHVDLTKYEAIDTIESWNLEIADENGVGRGNE comes from the coding sequence TTGAATATACTAATTACGAATGACGACGGCATTAATTCCATAGGATTAAGAACCCTTGCTGAAGAAATATCTAAAATAGCCAATATAGCGGTAGTAGCCCCTGATAGAGAGCGAAGCGCTATTAGTCATGCAATAACAATGCACAAACCGTTGCGAGCTGATAGGGTTATAATTCCTGATACAGGGATTTCGGGGTGGAAAATCAATGGCACGCCTGCCGACTGTGTGAAACTAGCTCTTGAGGCTTTGCTTGATTTTACACCTGACCTTGTTTTATCGGGCATAAACAGCGGACCTAATCTTGCAACAGATGTTATATATTCAGGGACGGTTTCTGCTGCAAGCGAAGCTGCAATGTCGGGTATACCTGCGATAGCATTATCAATTGCAGGACATGAACTAGATGATTTTTGTTTTATAAGCGCAGCAAGCATCGCAAGTAAATTGCTATTACAAATCATAAACCAGAATCTGCCCGAAAACATGTTACTGAATATCAATATACCGCCAGCAGATCCAAGCATTATAAAGGGTATAGCAATAACACGGCTTGGCAATATAAGGTATGTAAATAGCTTTGACCGGCGCATCGACCCAAGAGGCAAGGCTTACTATTGGTTAAGCGGCCAACCTGTTGACAATACGAACGATAAAGGTTCAGATGTTTGGGCTGTTAAAAATAATTACGTATCAGTTACCCCGCTGCATGTGGATCTTACAAAATATGAAGCAATTGATACTATAGAAAGCTGGAATCTGGAGATAGCTGATGAAAATGGAGTAGGGAGGGGTAATGAGTAA
- a CDS encoding YpmA family protein, whose protein sequence is MSESSDIKKEASKLELIAKKEVVYSDELYKVVDFLNKNLKNKKVIIGISKNGDMATISIYET, encoded by the coding sequence ATGAGTGAAAGCAGTGATATAAAAAAAGAAGCAAGTAAACTTGAGCTAATCGCAAAAAAAGAAGTGGTATACAGCGATGAATTATATAAAGTAGTAGATTTTTTAAATAAGAATCTAAAAAACAAAAAGGTTATTATAGGTATTTCTAAAAACGGTGATATGGCTACAATATCAATTTATGAAACATGA
- a CDS encoding pyridoxal phosphate-dependent aminotransferase, with translation MIISQKAQGISPSPTLAVDAKAKQMKKEGHNIIGFGAGEPDFDTPEFIKTAAVSAINSGFTKYTPVGGIEELKSAVSNYFKDEIGVSYATDQILVSNGAKHSVYNALYCLLNPGDEVLIPAPYWVSYPEMVRLCEGVPVFVPTSENNNFILNSEILEKYITDKTKVLIINSPNNPCGNIYPEENIKQIAEIAAKHNIFVISDEIYDKLIYDGLKHTSIAAVKDMADRTIVINGVSKTFAMTGWRIGFAAGPKQLIKAMENFQSHATSNPNSIAQKASVEALTNPLRHETIAKMVKEFSDRRIYMVNKINQINNLSCNMPNGAFYVFVNISKTFGKECQGKIIQNSTDFSEVLLEKYEVAIVPGVAFGADEYIRLSYATSMENIKEGLDRLESFVNIIK, from the coding sequence TTGATTATTTCACAAAAAGCCCAGGGCATAAGTCCATCTCCAACTCTTGCCGTGGATGCAAAGGCAAAGCAAATGAAAAAAGAAGGCCATAATATCATAGGATTTGGAGCAGGAGAGCCAGATTTTGATACACCGGAATTTATTAAGACTGCGGCAGTATCGGCTATTAATAGCGGTTTTACAAAATATACGCCGGTTGGGGGTATTGAGGAACTCAAGTCAGCGGTATCAAATTATTTCAAAGATGAAATCGGAGTAAGTTATGCCACAGATCAAATATTGGTGTCAAACGGTGCAAAGCACAGCGTCTATAATGCTTTATACTGTCTTTTGAACCCAGGAGATGAGGTTTTAATTCCGGCTCCTTATTGGGTAAGCTATCCAGAAATGGTGAGATTGTGTGAAGGAGTTCCTGTTTTTGTACCAACATCTGAAAATAATAATTTTATCCTTAATTCGGAAATTTTAGAAAAATATATAACTGACAAAACTAAAGTCCTTATTATAAACAGTCCTAATAATCCATGTGGAAATATTTATCCTGAAGAAAATATAAAACAAATAGCAGAAATCGCGGCGAAGCATAATATTTTTGTTATATCAGATGAAATATATGACAAATTGATATATGATGGATTAAAACACACGAGCATTGCAGCAGTCAAAGATATGGCCGATAGAACTATAGTTATAAACGGAGTGTCAAAAACCTTTGCAATGACAGGGTGGAGGATAGGATTTGCTGCGGGGCCTAAACAGCTTATAAAAGCCATGGAAAATTTCCAAAGTCACGCTACGTCCAATCCAAATTCAATTGCCCAAAAAGCAAGCGTTGAAGCTTTAACAAATCCCCTAAGGCACGAAACAATTGCAAAAATGGTTAAAGAATTTTCAGATAGAAGAATATATATGGTTAATAAAATTAATCAAATCAACAATTTATCTTGCAATATGCCTAATGGAGCATTTTACGTATTTGTAAACATCTCAAAAACCTTTGGGAAAGAATGTCAAGGCAAGATAATTCAGAATTCTACAGATTTCAGTGAAGTATTGCTGGAAAAATATGAAGTAGCTATTGTCCCAGGGGTGGCATTTGGAGCAGATGAATATATAAGATTATCGTATGCCACATCTATGGAGAATATCAAGGAAGGCCTTGATAGGCTTGAGAGTTTCGTCAATATAATCAAATAA
- the lexA gene encoding transcriptional repressor LexA: MWDDLTARQKQILDYICSYSSLKGYPPSVREICKATNLKSTATVHGYLTQLEKKGYIKREMQKPRAIEVTDANSPYTSVSNNNVVKIPLVGKVTAGLPILAQENIEEFFAFPKEMIPTSDDNVFMLLVKGDSMIGVGILDGDYVIVQSTTTAENGDIVVALIEDEATIKRFYKEENHFRLQPENPFMEPIIVSSLRILGKVIGLYRKF; encoded by the coding sequence ATGTGGGATGATCTAACTGCACGGCAAAAACAAATACTTGATTATATATGTAGCTATTCGAGTTTAAAGGGTTACCCTCCCTCCGTTCGTGAAATATGCAAAGCTACTAATTTGAAATCCACTGCTACAGTCCATGGCTACCTTACTCAACTAGAGAAAAAAGGTTATATTAAGCGTGAAATGCAAAAACCAAGGGCTATTGAAGTTACAGATGCAAATTCTCCATATACATCTGTAAGCAACAATAATGTAGTTAAAATACCCCTTGTTGGAAAAGTCACAGCAGGTCTGCCTATTCTCGCTCAAGAAAATATTGAGGAGTTTTTTGCTTTCCCTAAAGAAATGATACCAACTAGCGATGATAATGTATTTATGCTACTTGTAAAAGGCGATAGCATGATAGGCGTCGGAATTTTAGACGGCGATTATGTTATAGTGCAATCAACAACTACTGCGGAAAACGGTGATATTGTAGTTGCTCTTATTGAAGATGAAGCAACTATAAAAAGGTTTTATAAAGAAGAGAATCATTTTAGACTTCAACCTGAAAATCCTTTTATGGAACCTATAATAGTAAGCAGTCTTCGCATATTAGGTAAAGTAATAGGCCTTTATAGAAAGTTTTAG
- a CDS encoding aminotransferase class I/II-fold pyridoxal phosphate-dependent enzyme: MENYGIDADIIEKTRKIEEEITPIFAAIEEKVEFNQIKVLDAMRKSSLSDYHLTDSTGYGYNDMGREAIEEIFKSIFRAEDALVRPQIISGTHAITLCLLGILRPDDELLSATGAPYDTLGSIVYGKNCGSLADYRIGYREVDLKDGKPDFEAIKDCITSKTKMVLIQRSRGYSLRPSLSIDTIQELISYIKDLKSDIICFVDNCYGELVETREPIEVGADLCAGSLIKNLGGGIAPTGGYVVGKSELIKQCFYRLAAPGLNKNCGPSIFANRLIAQGIFYAPMVVGEAVKSAVFTSKIMEDMGFKVYPKYSDKRTDIVTAIELGSKDKLINFCQGIQKVGPVDSHVKPEPSEMPGYNHKVIMAGGSFIQGSSIEFSADAPLEEPYIVYVQGGINFFQAKLGILSGLQALRNL, encoded by the coding sequence ATGGAAAATTATGGAATAGATGCTGATATTATTGAAAAAACAAGAAAAATAGAAGAAGAGATTACTCCGATATTTGCAGCAATTGAAGAAAAGGTTGAATTTAACCAAATAAAGGTTTTAGATGCTATGCGCAAGTCTTCGCTTAGCGATTATCACCTTACAGATTCGACGGGGTATGGATACAATGATATGGGAAGGGAAGCCATAGAAGAGATTTTTAAAAGCATTTTCAGGGCCGAAGATGCTCTTGTAAGACCTCAAATAATATCCGGCACCCATGCAATAACTTTATGCCTTTTAGGGATATTAAGACCTGATGATGAGCTTTTAAGCGCAACAGGTGCGCCGTATGATACTCTTGGAAGTATAGTTTATGGAAAAAATTGCGGCTCTTTAGCGGACTATCGGATAGGGTATAGGGAAGTAGACTTAAAAGACGGTAAACCTGATTTTGAAGCAATTAAAGATTGTATAACATCAAAAACTAAAATGGTACTGATTCAGCGATCCAGGGGCTACAGTTTAAGGCCATCTTTAAGTATAGATACTATTCAAGAGCTTATCTCTTATATTAAAGATTTGAAAAGCGATATAATTTGCTTTGTTGATAACTGCTACGGGGAACTTGTAGAGACGCGAGAGCCGATAGAAGTAGGAGCTGATTTATGTGCCGGCTCGCTGATAAAAAATCTTGGCGGCGGAATAGCGCCTACCGGAGGATATGTAGTAGGAAAAAGTGAGCTTATAAAGCAGTGCTTTTATCGACTGGCGGCTCCCGGACTTAATAAAAATTGCGGTCCATCTATTTTTGCAAATCGTCTGATAGCCCAAGGGATTTTTTACGCACCAATGGTAGTAGGAGAAGCTGTAAAAAGTGCAGTTTTTACCTCTAAAATCATGGAAGATATGGGATTTAAGGTTTATCCAAAATACAGCGATAAGCGAACCGATATCGTAACTGCTATTGAGTTAGGTAGTAAGGACAAATTGATTAATTTTTGTCAGGGGATACAAAAAGTAGGTCCTGTAGACTCTCACGTAAAACCTGAGCCATCTGAAATGCCGGGATATAATCATAAGGTAATTATGGCAGGGGGAAGTTTTATACAAGGTTCTTCGATTGAGTTTAGCGCTGATGCTCCTCTTGAGGAACCTTATATCGTGTATGTTCAAGGAGGTATAAACTTTTTTCAGGCAAAACTTGGAATTTTAAGCGGTCTTCAAGCTTTGAGAAATCTTTAA
- the hfq gene encoding RNA chaperone Hfq — MAKAQINLQDNFLNQIRKDNIPITIYLVNGFQLKGVVRGFDNFTIVLESDNKQQLVYKHAVSTIAPSKTVNINLNQLIEQEKES, encoded by the coding sequence ATGGCAAAAGCTCAAATAAATCTTCAAGACAATTTTCTAAATCAAATTCGAAAGGACAATATCCCAATAACCATATATCTAGTAAATGGCTTTCAGTTAAAGGGTGTAGTAAGAGGTTTTGATAATTTTACAATTGTGTTAGAATCCGACAATAAGCAACAATTAGTCTATAAACATGCAGTTTCAACTATAGCACCTTCAAAAACGGTAAATATTAATCTAAATCAGCTGATAGAGCAGGAAAAAGAAAGCTAG
- the miaA gene encoding tRNA (adenosine(37)-N6)-dimethylallyltransferase MiaA, whose product MQNKKDLLVAIVGPTAVGKSEVAIEIAQKIGSEIVSADSMQIYRYMDIGTAKPTIEERELVPHHMIDIVYPDEEFSAADFQKRAKSCIKSIYQNDKIPLVVGGTGFYINALCYDYTFSPAGKDENLREHLKKEAEEKGADYLYNQLVQIDPEAAAKIHPNNLRRIIRALEVCKTTGKPFSYYVKMTKMGKSPYDLLIFGLTMPRDELYRRINKRVVSMIEKGFIDEVEKLLEMGYDKNLKSMQGLGYRQVIQYLEGRLTLDEAIDLIARDTRRYAKRQYTWFLRDQNIIWLDILEQGKEKIAAKIIESIEGKTRNT is encoded by the coding sequence ATGCAGAATAAAAAAGATTTATTAGTAGCTATAGTCGGTCCTACTGCAGTAGGCAAAAGCGAGGTTGCTATAGAAATTGCTCAAAAGATTGGTTCTGAGATAGTTTCTGCTGATTCTATGCAAATATACCGCTACATGGATATTGGGACAGCCAAACCCACAATAGAAGAAAGAGAATTGGTACCTCACCATATGATTGACATCGTATACCCTGATGAAGAATTTAGCGCTGCTGACTTTCAAAAAAGGGCAAAATCATGCATAAAATCAATATACCAGAACGATAAGATACCGTTAGTAGTGGGAGGTACAGGTTTTTATATAAACGCTCTGTGTTATGATTATACTTTTTCACCTGCTGGAAAAGACGAAAATCTAAGGGAGCACCTAAAAAAGGAAGCTGAGGAAAAGGGAGCCGATTATTTATATAACCAGCTTGTACAAATTGATCCTGAAGCTGCAGCAAAAATTCATCCTAACAATTTAAGACGAATTATAAGGGCATTAGAGGTGTGCAAAACTACCGGAAAGCCCTTTTCATATTATGTAAAAATGACGAAAATGGGAAAAAGCCCTTATGATTTACTTATATTCGGCCTTACAATGCCCAGAGATGAACTTTATAGGCGAATAAACAAAAGAGTAGTTTCTATGATAGAAAAGGGCTTTATTGATGAAGTAGAAAAACTTTTAGAAATGGGTTATGATAAAAATCTAAAATCAATGCAAGGTTTAGGTTACCGTCAGGTTATCCAGTATTTAGAAGGAAGACTTACTTTAGATGAGGCAATAGATTTGATTGCAAGAGATACAAGGCGCTATGCAAAACGGCAGTACACATGGTTTTTACGTGATCAAAACATTATTTGGCTTGATATATTAGAACAGGGGAAAGAAAAGATCGCAGCAAAGATAATTGAAAGTATTGAAGGAAAAACGAGAAATACCTAG
- the miaB gene encoding tRNA (N6-isopentenyl adenosine(37)-C2)-methylthiotransferase MiaB, with protein MKYKIFTYGCQMNIHDSEVIAGVLEKAGYEPSETLKDTDVVVLNTCCIRENAERKVYGRIAQLKYFKQRNPNFTIAISGCMVQQPHVVEYISKKLPYVDILFSIKNVNKLPELIEECRRIDSITAALAGNSDLAENLEVKHTSSIKAWVPITYGCNNYCTYCVVPYVRGREVSRLPEDILREVKTLADEGFMEINLLGQNVNSYGKNLDKPFDFPELLRKINEIEGIERIRFITSHPKDLSDELVLAMKECEKVCEHIHLPVQSGSSRILKKMNRHYSREHYIELVNKLKDAIPNISITTDIIVGFPGETEEDFLDTLDLVKTIEFDSAFTFIYSKRIGTPAAQMEDQIDDEIKKERLKRLMELQDSITKRKNNELVGTVQEVLVEGESKNDAQKLSGRTRTNKLVNFVGPKELIGHLADVKITESHTWCLIGEAVN; from the coding sequence ATGAAGTACAAAATATTTACTTATGGATGTCAAATGAATATACATGATAGTGAAGTTATAGCAGGAGTGCTAGAAAAAGCAGGCTATGAGCCGTCAGAAACGCTTAAAGACACAGATGTTGTTGTACTAAACACCTGCTGCATTCGAGAAAATGCCGAAAGAAAAGTTTATGGCAGAATTGCCCAACTTAAATACTTTAAGCAGCGAAATCCTAACTTTACTATTGCAATCTCAGGATGCATGGTTCAACAACCTCATGTGGTAGAATATATTTCAAAAAAGCTTCCTTATGTAGATATTCTTTTTAGCATTAAAAATGTTAATAAGCTGCCAGAGCTTATAGAGGAATGCAGGCGAATTGATTCAATAACGGCTGCTTTGGCCGGTAATTCTGATCTTGCTGAGAACCTTGAAGTAAAGCACACAAGCTCGATTAAAGCATGGGTGCCAATTACTTATGGCTGCAATAACTATTGTACTTATTGCGTAGTACCATACGTAAGAGGAAGAGAAGTAAGCCGCCTGCCGGAGGATATTCTAAGGGAAGTAAAAACGCTTGCCGATGAAGGATTTATGGAAATTAATCTTTTGGGGCAGAATGTAAATTCATATGGTAAAAATTTAGATAAGCCTTTTGATTTCCCGGAACTTTTAAGAAAGATAAACGAAATAGAAGGTATCGAGCGAATAAGGTTTATAACATCTCATCCAAAAGATCTGTCTGATGAACTAGTACTTGCAATGAAAGAATGCGAAAAAGTATGCGAACATATTCATTTACCGGTTCAGTCGGGAAGCAGTCGAATTCTAAAAAAAATGAATAGGCATTATTCACGAGAACATTATATAGAATTAGTAAATAAATTAAAGGATGCCATTCCGAATATTTCTATTACCACTGATATAATAGTAGGTTTTCCGGGAGAAACTGAAGAAGATTTTTTAGATACACTAGATCTGGTGAAAACCATAGAATTTGATTCTGCTTTTACTTTTATATATTCAAAAAGAATCGGAACCCCTGCAGCTCAAATGGAAGATCAGATAGATGATGAAATAAAGAAGGAGCGTCTAAAAAGGCTTATGGAACTGCAAGATTCCATAACGAAGCGGAAAAACAATGAATTAGTTGGAACTGTTCAAGAAGTTCTAGTTGAGGGAGAGAGCAAAAACGATGCTCAAAAACTCTCCGGCCGGACGAGAACAAATAAATTAGTAAATTTTGTCGGCCCAAAAGAATTAATCGGTCACCTTGCTGATGTAAAAATTACCGAGTCACATACCTGGTGTTTAATCGGCGAGGCTGTAAATTAA
- a CDS encoding uracil-DNA glycosylase, which yields MLENEIKKTLAADEIKLPEIVKLLLDLKMEFNLNETNTDDILRTLRLDNDQAVKERDYLYKRLIEYTNKCNNCMLCTLETHTQKVPGEGALNSPLVLIGEGPGFDEDKEGRPFVGKAGKLLTTILDKLNVSREKVYITNVIKCRPPQNRTPLQKEIKACSHILELELSIIKPKVIIALGAVPFNYFKPGSSIMKERGQWINVRDYWIMPTFHPAYILRQGGKALTQVKWLVWSDFNKALEKAKELCPEYNYADP from the coding sequence GTGCTTGAAAATGAAATAAAAAAGACACTTGCTGCTGATGAAATAAAGCTTCCGGAAATAGTAAAACTGCTTTTAGATTTAAAGATGGAATTTAATTTAAATGAAACTAATACTGATGACATTCTTCGCACATTAAGACTCGATAATGACCAAGCTGTCAAAGAGAGGGATTACTTATATAAAAGACTGATAGAGTATACAAATAAGTGCAATAATTGTATGCTCTGCACCTTAGAAACCCATACTCAAAAAGTGCCCGGTGAAGGAGCCCTTAATTCCCCTTTAGTTTTAATCGGCGAAGGTCCGGGCTTTGATGAAGATAAAGAAGGACGTCCTTTTGTAGGAAAAGCAGGTAAGCTGCTTACAACTATTTTAGACAAATTGAATGTAAGCAGAGAAAAAGTCTATATAACAAATGTAATAAAATGTCGCCCTCCTCAAAACAGGACTCCGCTGCAAAAGGAGATTAAAGCATGTTCTCATATATTAGAATTGGAATTATCTATAATCAAGCCCAAGGTAATAATCGCACTAGGTGCCGTGCCTTTTAACTATTTTAAACCCGGAAGCAGCATAATGAAGGAGCGGGGACAGTGGATAAATGTAAGGGATTATTGGATTATGCCTACCTTTCACCCGGCATACATTTTAAGGCAAGGCGGTAAGGCTTTAACTCAGGTTAAATGGTTGGTCTGGAGCGACTTTAATAAAGCCTTGGAAAAAGCAAAGGAACTTTGTCCTGAATATAATTACGCGGACCCATAA